A region of Nocardioides sp. JS614 DNA encodes the following proteins:
- a CDS encoding DUF58 domain-containing protein produces MREALAGLTVRGRAFLAAGITAVVCAIALDQTALTRIGVLVLVLPLLTAWVVGRNRYRLALVRTVTPQLVAAGQPARVSLALSNEGRTPNGVLLLEDQVPYVLGTRPRFVVEGIGSGWRQTVSYQVRSDVRGRFEIGPMSVRVTDPFGLVELGRTFRTTVPLTVTPRTVPLPQIPLGGAWTGSGDNRPRAFATGSAEDVTVREYRQGDDLRRVHWRSSARLGELMVRREEQPWQSRATLVLDNRVLAHRGQGIASSLEAAVSAAASIAVHLSHRGFAVRLVTALGEDPSSAWHLRDADLNTGPLMEALAVVQATHQSRLDTAWLAEGAHGGLTVAVFGGILPADLPVLRRMQHQAGSALAIALDVDAWTGAPAGVGATPALGQQGWRAVPLGPRDRLESVWQELGHTSAQRSRVVSRSASEATV; encoded by the coding sequence ATGAGAGAGGCGCTGGCCGGGCTGACGGTCCGTGGCCGGGCGTTCCTGGCGGCCGGCATCACCGCCGTCGTGTGCGCGATCGCCCTCGACCAGACCGCCCTGACCCGGATCGGCGTGCTCGTCCTGGTCCTCCCGCTGCTCACGGCATGGGTGGTGGGGCGCAACCGGTACCGGCTGGCCCTGGTCCGCACGGTCACTCCACAGCTGGTCGCCGCGGGCCAGCCGGCCCGGGTGTCGCTGGCCCTGAGCAACGAGGGCCGTACGCCGAACGGCGTGCTGCTGCTGGAGGACCAGGTGCCCTACGTGCTCGGCACCCGCCCGCGCTTCGTCGTCGAGGGCATCGGCTCCGGCTGGCGGCAGACCGTCAGCTACCAGGTCCGCTCCGACGTGCGCGGCCGCTTCGAGATCGGGCCGATGTCGGTGCGGGTCACCGACCCCTTCGGGCTGGTCGAGCTGGGCCGCACGTTCCGCACCACCGTGCCGCTGACCGTGACGCCACGCACGGTGCCACTCCCCCAGATTCCGCTCGGTGGCGCCTGGACCGGGTCCGGTGACAACCGGCCCCGCGCCTTCGCCACCGGCAGCGCCGAGGACGTCACTGTCCGGGAGTACCGCCAGGGCGACGACCTGCGCCGGGTGCACTGGCGCAGCTCGGCCCGGCTCGGCGAGCTGATGGTGCGGCGCGAGGAGCAGCCGTGGCAGTCCCGGGCGACGCTGGTCCTCGACAACCGGGTGCTGGCCCACCGGGGACAGGGCATCGCATCCTCGCTGGAGGCGGCCGTCTCCGCCGCCGCGTCGATCGCGGTGCACCTGAGCCACCGCGGCTTCGCCGTACGCCTGGTCACCGCGCTGGGCGAGGACCCCAGCAGCGCCTGGCACCTGCGCGACGCCGACCTCAACACCGGGCCGCTGATGGAGGCCCTCGCGGTGGTGCAGGCGACCCACCAGTCCCGCCTCGACACTGCGTGGCTGGCCGAGGGTGCCCACGGCGGGCTGACGGTCGCCGTCTTCGGTGGCATCCTGCCCGCCGACCTCCCGGTGCTGCGCCGGATGCAGCACCAGGCCGGGTCGGCACTCGCGATCGCGCTCGACGTCGACGCCTGGACCGGCGCGCCGGCCGGCGTGGGCGCAACCCCGGCCCTCGGCCAGCAGGGCTGGCGAGCGGTGCCGCTCGGCCCGCGCGACCGGCTCGAGTCCGTGTGGCAGGAGCTCGGGCACACGAGCGCGCAGCGCTCCCGCGTCGTCAGCCGGAGTGCCTCGGAGGCGACCGTGTGA
- the rsmH gene encoding 16S rRNA (cytosine(1402)-N(4))-methyltransferase RsmH: MSGPSHVPVLLDRVVALLAPPLEREGSVLVDATLGLGGHTEAVLTRFDLARVVGIDRDPEALALAGRRLAPFGDRFTGVHAVYDELPDVLARLGLDAVDAVLFDLGVSSMQLDVRERGFAYAEDAPLDMRMDGSTGPTAADVLNTYAAADLARILREYGEERFARKIAAAVVRERAKEPFTRSGRLVELLYAEIPAPARRTGGHPAKRTFQALRMEVNDELAVLRRAIPAAIDAIGVGGRVVVESYHSLEDRLVKQAFVAASRLDVPEDLPFVPAGHEPALRLVTRGAEKAGPEEIALNPRAASVRLRAIERTSKGAAA; encoded by the coding sequence ATGAGCGGCCCCTCCCACGTCCCGGTCCTGCTCGACCGGGTCGTCGCCCTGCTGGCCCCGCCGCTCGAGCGGGAGGGCTCCGTCCTGGTCGACGCCACCCTGGGCCTCGGCGGCCACACCGAGGCGGTGCTCACCCGCTTCGACCTGGCGCGCGTGGTCGGCATCGACCGCGACCCGGAGGCGCTCGCGCTCGCGGGCCGGCGGCTGGCGCCGTTCGGGGACCGCTTCACCGGGGTGCACGCCGTGTACGACGAGCTCCCGGACGTGCTGGCCCGGCTCGGCCTGGACGCGGTGGACGCCGTGCTCTTCGACCTCGGCGTCTCCTCGATGCAGCTCGACGTGCGCGAGCGCGGCTTCGCGTACGCCGAGGATGCCCCCCTCGACATGCGGATGGACGGCAGCACCGGCCCGACGGCGGCCGACGTGCTCAACACCTACGCCGCCGCCGACCTGGCCCGGATCCTGCGGGAGTACGGCGAGGAGCGGTTCGCCCGCAAGATCGCGGCCGCCGTGGTGCGCGAGCGGGCCAAGGAGCCGTTCACCCGGTCCGGTCGGCTGGTCGAGCTCCTCTACGCGGAGATCCCAGCGCCGGCCCGGCGTACCGGCGGCCACCCCGCCAAGCGCACCTTCCAGGCGCTGCGGATGGAGGTCAACGACGAGCTCGCCGTGCTGCGACGGGCGATCCCCGCCGCCATCGACGCCATCGGCGTGGGCGGCCGGGTCGTCGTCGAGTCCTACCACTCGCTGGAGGACCGGCTGGTCAAGCAGGCGTTCGTGGCCGCCTCCCGGCTCGACGTCCCCGAGGACCTGCCGTTCGTGCCCGCCGGCCACGAGCCGGCCCTGCGCCTGGTCACCCGGGGCGCCGAGAAGGCGGGCCCCGAGGAGATCGCCCTGAACCCGCGCGCCGCCTCGGTCCGGCTGCGCGCGATCGAGCGCACGAGCAAGGGAGCAGCAGCATGA
- a CDS encoding ArsC/Spx/MgsR family protein: MEIWLNPACSKCRTAVAELDAAGVEYTVRRYLDQPPTAAELGEVVDRLGLEPWDVARSKEAAEEGIDLPRDAAHRADWLAALAAHPRALQRPIITAADGTTVVGRDADSLRRVLDAES; encoded by the coding sequence ATGGAGATCTGGCTCAACCCGGCGTGCTCGAAGTGCCGCACCGCCGTGGCCGAGCTGGACGCCGCCGGGGTCGAGTACACCGTGCGGCGCTACCTCGACCAGCCGCCGACCGCGGCCGAGCTCGGTGAGGTGGTCGACCGCCTCGGCCTGGAGCCGTGGGACGTGGCCCGCTCGAAGGAGGCCGCCGAGGAGGGCATCGACCTGCCGCGCGACGCCGCGCACCGCGCGGACTGGCTGGCGGCGCTGGCCGCGCACCCCCGGGCGCTCCAGCGGCCGATCATCACCGCCGCGGACGGGACCACGGTGGTGGGTCGCGACGCGGACTCGCTGCGCCGGGTGCTCGACGCGGAGTCCTGA
- a CDS encoding transglutaminase family protein, which yields MAALTRSRGSLSSSALLAAVAATTTLVAVYAWRGFTQAPGGFLNPLLLLGIVVAATGTATRWWRWPGPAVVAAQVVVSGLVASMLITGSLVPGTGTLGDVRSAIVAALDSSREFAAPVPATAPPIDPLLILCGLACLLLVDLLACTLRRAPLAGLPLLTIYTIPVSLIETSIAWWVFVGTAAGFLAMLFLQEAEHVSRWGRPIAEDRETGDPISLGAGAHAVRRTATGIGGAATALAMVLPLLVPTLGLHVFDFGPGKGDGDNIRIENPVADLVRDLKRGEDTDLVRITTTETNPAYLRILDLNRFTDVEWTPGDRDVPTNHGADGALPPPQGVDAEVTREEVPYDVTILPAFESRWLPTQFPASNVQAEGDWRYDSTTMDFLAVPGDLTTADLHYTMSALDLVLSPKRLRAAGSSVGQVSEIFTDLPPNLPLVVRQLAVQVTQDQTTRFDKAVALQNWFRSEFTYSLETHASGNGYDALTTFLGDGPDGRVGYCEQFASAMAVMARVLGIPARVAVGFLTPEPDGPNTWVYSSHDMHTWPELFFRGSGWVRFEPTPADRATGVPSYTVSGLPGGLDPSDPAATQSSTSIPGPSNRATQTADPTADTGQNGEADAGLAWGPVLGGGAGLLVVAGLLLLPRLVRRRRRARRLTVAGPEAIWAELHDTALDLGVPWPAGRSPRATRDVLVDHLGLPVDATSAERPAHGADIAPEGAAALDRIVLDVERLRYSRSPADADRPRLRADGRTCIASLTGGAPRAARRRATWWPRSVLAFVSRAPRAVAPTVEARYGGVVDHAN from the coding sequence ATGGCCGCACTCACCCGGTCCCGCGGCAGCCTCTCGTCGAGCGCCCTCCTCGCGGCGGTGGCCGCCACGACCACGTTGGTCGCGGTGTACGCCTGGCGGGGCTTCACGCAGGCGCCCGGCGGCTTCTTGAACCCCTTGCTCCTGCTGGGAATCGTGGTCGCGGCGACCGGCACGGCAACCAGGTGGTGGCGGTGGCCCGGACCGGCCGTGGTCGCCGCCCAGGTCGTCGTCTCGGGCCTCGTCGCCAGCATGCTCATCACCGGGTCGCTGGTCCCGGGCACCGGCACCCTTGGCGACGTCCGGTCGGCGATCGTCGCGGCGCTGGACAGCTCCCGTGAGTTCGCGGCACCGGTGCCTGCCACCGCGCCGCCCATCGACCCGCTGCTGATCCTGTGCGGGCTGGCCTGCCTGCTGCTCGTCGACCTCCTCGCCTGCACGCTGCGCCGGGCGCCGCTCGCGGGCCTGCCGCTGCTGACGATCTACACGATCCCGGTGAGCCTGATCGAGACGTCGATCGCCTGGTGGGTCTTCGTCGGCACGGCGGCCGGCTTCCTCGCGATGCTCTTCCTCCAGGAGGCCGAGCACGTCAGCCGCTGGGGCCGACCGATCGCCGAGGACCGCGAGACCGGAGACCCGATCTCGCTCGGAGCCGGCGCGCACGCCGTTCGGCGTACCGCCACCGGCATCGGCGGGGCCGCCACCGCCCTCGCGATGGTGCTGCCGCTGCTCGTCCCGACCCTCGGCCTGCACGTGTTCGACTTCGGGCCCGGCAAGGGCGACGGGGACAACATCCGGATCGAGAACCCGGTGGCGGACCTGGTGCGCGACCTCAAGCGCGGCGAGGACACCGACCTGGTGCGGATCACCACGACCGAGACCAATCCGGCGTACCTGCGGATCCTGGACCTGAACCGCTTCACCGACGTCGAGTGGACGCCCGGCGACCGCGACGTCCCCACCAACCACGGCGCCGACGGCGCGCTGCCGCCGCCGCAGGGCGTCGACGCCGAGGTGACCCGGGAAGAAGTGCCCTACGACGTCACCATCCTGCCGGCGTTCGAGTCGCGGTGGCTGCCGACGCAGTTCCCGGCCAGCAACGTGCAGGCCGAGGGCGACTGGCGCTACGACTCGACCACGATGGACTTCCTGGCCGTTCCCGGGGACCTGACCACCGCGGACCTGCACTACACGATGAGCGCGCTCGACCTGGTCCTCAGCCCGAAGCGGCTGCGCGCGGCCGGTTCGTCCGTGGGCCAGGTCAGCGAGATCTTCACGGACCTGCCGCCGAACCTCCCGCTGGTCGTGCGCCAGCTCGCCGTCCAGGTGACCCAGGATCAGACCACGCGGTTCGACAAGGCGGTGGCCCTGCAGAACTGGTTCCGCAGCGAGTTCACCTACTCCCTGGAGACGCACGCCTCCGGCAACGGGTACGACGCTCTCACCACGTTCCTCGGCGACGGCCCCGACGGCCGGGTGGGGTACTGCGAGCAGTTCGCCTCGGCGATGGCCGTGATGGCCCGGGTGCTGGGCATCCCGGCACGGGTGGCGGTCGGCTTCCTGACACCGGAGCCGGACGGTCCCAACACCTGGGTCTACAGCTCGCACGACATGCACACCTGGCCCGAGCTGTTCTTCCGCGGCTCCGGGTGGGTGCGCTTCGAGCCGACCCCGGCCGACCGGGCGACCGGCGTGCCGTCGTACACGGTCTCCGGCCTGCCGGGCGGCCTGGACCCCTCCGACCCCGCGGCGACGCAATCCAGCACCAGCATCCCGGGGCCGTCGAACCGGGCCACCCAGACCGCGGACCCGACCGCCGACACCGGACAGAACGGCGAGGCCGACGCCGGCCTCGCGTGGGGACCGGTCCTCGGCGGCGGCGCCGGACTGCTGGTCGTGGCCGGCCTCCTGCTCCTGCCCCGGCTGGTCCGCCGTCGCCGGCGCGCGCGTCGCCTCACGGTGGCGGGACCGGAGGCGATCTGGGCCGAGCTGCACGACACCGCACTGGACCTGGGCGTGCCGTGGCCGGCGGGCCGATCCCCGCGGGCGACCCGCGACGTCCTCGTGGACCACCTCGGCCTGCCGGTGGACGCGACCAGTGCCGAGCGACCCGCCCACGGCGCCGACATCGCGCCCGAGGGGGCGGCGGCGCTGGACCGGATCGTGCTCGACGTCGAGCGGCTGCGCTATTCGCGCTCCCCCGCCGACGCCGACCGGCCCCGGCTCCGTGCCGACGGCCGGACCTGCATCGCCTCGCTGACCGGCGGCGCTCCTCGCGCGGCCCGGCGCCGGGCGACCTGGTGGCCGCGGTCGGTCCTGGCCTTCGTCAGCCGGGCGCCGCGGGCGGTCGCGCCGACCGTCGAGGCGAGGTACGGCGGGGTCGTCGACCACGCGAACTGA
- a CDS encoding peptidoglycan D,D-transpeptidase FtsI family protein produces the protein MRQPRAPRGSRRGSPQLRLRVGFVVIAMTLSVFGARLVQLQGLDPNSYAAMAAAEGLVEVGLPAERGDILDRNGKPLAGSVDGLMVVADPAMTAERAPELARFLYRRLDVDYVTTLNKLREQGSRFEYIARRVPATKATEVLDAAERQGFEGLDTRRDPLRDYPAGDVAANLVGFMGTDEPLAGLERTFDRQLAGTDGSARYEVGGGNRIPLGENTVTDPVDGHDLRTTLDLDLQWYTQRVLGQTVVGARGDSGFAVVMDSRTGELLAVADYPTFDANDPTSSPKADLGSRAMQDVYEPGSVEKVLTVSSLLDLGLVTPRTRIVVPPQLQREDRPINDWFSHGTIHLTLAGVIAKSSNIGTVLAADKFEQGQLYDYLRDFGLGRRTDIGVRGESQGLLPDGSAWTHQMQDRIAFGQSLSVNGVQMAAAVNTIANDGVRVAPSLVQGEATTDDGDVVGTDTTSKRRVISTRAAHDTARMMERVVDPEVGVAPGAAVPGYRVAGKTGTAQRVGAECGCYDGTFTVSFAGFAPADDPRFTIYVVVQNPRNGGGGGSVAGPAFAKIMSYALQRYAVPPTGTKPSRLPVEW, from the coding sequence TTGCGCCAGCCCCGTGCACCCCGCGGCTCCCGCCGCGGCTCTCCGCAGCTGCGGCTGCGGGTCGGCTTCGTGGTGATCGCGATGACCCTCTCGGTCTTCGGGGCGCGACTGGTCCAGCTGCAGGGCCTCGACCCGAACTCCTACGCCGCCATGGCCGCCGCCGAGGGACTGGTCGAGGTCGGCCTGCCCGCCGAGCGGGGCGACATCCTCGACCGCAACGGCAAGCCGCTGGCCGGCTCGGTCGACGGGCTGATGGTCGTCGCCGACCCGGCGATGACCGCGGAGCGGGCGCCCGAGCTGGCGCGCTTCCTCTACCGCCGGCTCGACGTCGACTACGTGACGACCCTGAACAAGCTCCGCGAGCAGGGCAGCCGCTTCGAGTACATCGCCCGTCGGGTGCCGGCCACCAAGGCCACCGAGGTGCTGGATGCCGCCGAGCGGCAGGGCTTCGAGGGACTCGACACCCGGCGCGACCCGCTGCGCGACTACCCGGCCGGTGACGTCGCGGCCAACCTGGTCGGCTTCATGGGCACCGACGAGCCCCTGGCGGGGCTGGAGCGCACCTTCGACCGCCAGCTGGCCGGCACCGACGGCTCGGCACGCTACGAGGTCGGCGGCGGCAACCGGATCCCGCTCGGCGAGAACACCGTGACCGACCCGGTCGACGGCCACGACCTGCGCACGACGCTCGACCTGGACCTGCAGTGGTACACCCAGCGCGTCCTGGGGCAGACCGTGGTCGGCGCCCGCGGCGACAGCGGCTTCGCCGTGGTCATGGACAGCCGCACCGGCGAGCTGCTGGCCGTGGCGGACTACCCCACGTTCGACGCGAACGACCCCACGTCGTCGCCGAAGGCCGACCTCGGGTCGCGGGCGATGCAGGACGTCTACGAGCCGGGCTCGGTCGAGAAGGTGCTCACGGTCAGCTCGCTGCTCGACCTCGGCCTGGTCACCCCCCGCACCAGGATCGTCGTACCCCCTCAGCTCCAGCGGGAGGACCGCCCGATCAACGACTGGTTCTCCCACGGCACCATCCACCTGACCCTCGCGGGCGTGATCGCGAAGTCCTCCAACATCGGCACCGTCCTCGCGGCCGACAAGTTCGAGCAGGGCCAGCTCTACGACTACCTGCGCGACTTCGGCCTGGGGCGGCGCACCGACATCGGGGTGCGCGGCGAGTCCCAGGGACTGCTCCCCGACGGCAGCGCCTGGACCCACCAGATGCAGGACCGCATCGCGTTCGGCCAGTCGCTCTCCGTGAACGGCGTGCAGATGGCCGCCGCCGTGAACACCATCGCCAACGACGGGGTGCGCGTCGCGCCGAGCCTGGTCCAGGGCGAGGCGACCACCGACGACGGCGACGTCGTCGGCACCGACACCACCAGCAAGCGACGGGTGATCAGCACCCGGGCGGCCCACGACACGGCGCGGATGATGGAGCGCGTCGTCGACCCGGAGGTGGGCGTCGCACCGGGCGCGGCGGTGCCCGGCTATCGGGTGGCCGGCAAGACCGGCACCGCGCAGCGGGTCGGCGCGGAGTGCGGGTGCTACGACGGCACGTTCACCGTCTCCTTCGCCGGCTTCGCTCCCGCCGACGACCCCCGGTTCACGATCTACGTCGTGGTCCAGAACCCGCGCAACGGCGGGGGCGGTGGCTCGGTCGCCGGCCCGGCGTTCGCGAAGATCATGAGCTACGCCCTCCAGCGGTACGCCGTCCCGCCGACCGGCACCAAGCCCTCCCGGCTCCCGGTCGAGTGGTAG
- a CDS encoding SAV_6107 family HEPN domain-containing protein translates to MNPYALPATTHSYLARSAESLSEAIAATDVPARYAHAHVAALRAAAALLAARAHPEPARRRPQRNAWVLLAEVAPELAEWARFFAAGAAKRAAAEAGSTRAVSEREADDLVRDADRFLAVVERSLGLVPHPAASPWAAAVRAG, encoded by the coding sequence ATGAACCCCTACGCCCTACCCGCCACCACCCACTCCTACCTCGCGCGCTCCGCGGAGTCGCTGAGCGAGGCGATCGCCGCGACCGACGTCCCGGCCCGTTACGCGCATGCCCACGTCGCCGCGCTGCGCGCCGCCGCCGCGCTGCTCGCCGCCCGCGCCCACCCCGAGCCGGCGCGGCGCCGCCCGCAGCGCAACGCCTGGGTGCTGCTGGCCGAGGTGGCGCCGGAGCTGGCGGAGTGGGCCCGGTTCTTCGCCGCCGGCGCGGCCAAGCGGGCGGCCGCCGAGGCGGGTTCGACCCGCGCGGTCTCCGAGCGCGAGGCCGACGACCTGGTCCGCGACGCCGACCGGTTCCTCGCCGTCGTGGAGCGTTCGCTCGGCCTGGTGCCGCATCCCGCGGCCTCGCCGTGGGCGGCGGCGGTGCGCGCCGGCTGA
- a CDS encoding DUF3040 domain-containing protein — MPLSEEELRLLEQMERALVEEDPKLASTLRGTAFRRAARRRAIIAGACFVLGVVVLMAGAVAQITPLGIAGFVIMLGSATVALTAMRGQSASPAPDPRTLQHPSRGGFTVVDGGRSGRKSRRPRRHGHSGRSGHSFMERMDERWRRRREEGGF; from the coding sequence GTGCCACTCTCGGAAGAGGAGCTCCGACTGCTCGAGCAGATGGAGCGTGCTCTCGTCGAGGAGGACCCCAAGCTCGCCTCGACCCTGCGCGGCACGGCGTTCCGCCGCGCGGCCCGGCGCCGGGCGATCATCGCGGGCGCCTGTTTCGTCCTGGGTGTCGTGGTGCTGATGGCCGGCGCCGTCGCCCAGATCACCCCCCTCGGCATCGCCGGTTTCGTGATCATGCTGGGCTCCGCGACCGTCGCGCTGACCGCGATGCGCGGCCAGTCCGCCTCACCGGCGCCCGACCCGCGCACCCTCCAGCACCCCAGCCGAGGCGGCTTCACCGTCGTCGACGGCGGCCGCTCGGGCCGCAAGTCCCGCCGCCCGCGCCGCCACGGTCACTCCGGGCGCTCCGGCCACTCCTTCATGGAGCGCATGGACGAGCGCTGGCGTCGCCGCCGCGAAGAGGGCGGGTTCTAG
- a CDS encoding methyltransferase domain-containing protein encodes MPPDRPGERPSERPSERRTAARTSVVWDALLPALDGAALDVLDIGGGTGGFAVRVAELGHRVTVVDPSPDALASLDRRAREAGVTVAGRQGDLSTLLDVTGPDAADVVLCHGVLEVVDDPGAALTTLRRVLRPGGTLSLLVGQRHAAVVARAMAGHFAQALAMLDQAPGGPARDHGGRSGRRFTEDEVTALVDGAGFQVTAVHGIRVFADLVPGSLLDLEPGAAAALVDLERAVSERAEFRPLATQLHLLAR; translated from the coding sequence ATGCCTCCTGACCGGCCCGGCGAACGGCCCAGCGAACGGCCCAGCGAACGGCGCACCGCGGCGCGTACGTCGGTGGTCTGGGACGCGCTGCTCCCGGCGCTGGACGGCGCCGCGCTCGACGTGCTCGACATCGGCGGCGGCACCGGGGGGTTCGCCGTCCGGGTCGCCGAGCTCGGCCACCGGGTGACGGTGGTCGACCCCAGCCCCGACGCGCTCGCGTCCCTGGACCGCCGGGCCCGCGAGGCCGGGGTCACGGTGGCCGGCCGGCAGGGCGACCTGTCCACCCTCCTCGACGTCACCGGCCCGGACGCCGCGGACGTCGTGCTGTGCCATGGGGTGCTCGAGGTCGTCGACGACCCCGGCGCCGCGCTCACCACGCTCCGCCGGGTGCTGCGCCCCGGCGGCACCCTCAGCCTCCTGGTCGGCCAGCGCCACGCCGCGGTCGTCGCCCGGGCGATGGCCGGGCACTTCGCCCAGGCGCTCGCGATGCTCGACCAGGCACCCGGCGGTCCGGCGCGGGACCACGGCGGCCGCTCCGGTCGCAGGTTCACCGAGGACGAGGTCACCGCCCTCGTCGATGGCGCCGGGTTCCAGGTCACCGCCGTGCACGGGATCCGGGTCTTCGCCGACCTGGTCCCGGGCTCCCTGCTGGACCTCGAGCCCGGGGCTGCCGCGGCCCTGGTCGACCTCGAGCGGGCGGTCTCCGAACGGGCCGAGTTCCGCCCGCTGGCGACCCAGTTGCACCTGCTCGCCCGCTGA
- a CDS encoding AAA family ATPase produces the protein MARVVGRVRANVERVIEGKPDVVHASLVVLLAEGHLLIEDVPGVGKTQLSKALARSIDSSVRRIQFTPDLLPSDVTGVSVFNQNTREFEFRPGGVFANIVVGDEINRASPKTQSALLECMEERQVTVDNTTYQLEQPFMVIATQNPIEMEGTYALPEAQRDRFMARVSVGYPVEAAEIAMLNSHTRGNPLDDLEPVTDAAEVRKLIGIVGQVHVSDAVQRYAVAITAATRRSEELTLGASPRATLHLVRAAKAAAAMSDRDYVLPDDVTRLARPVLAHRLLPSVEAAMSGRSTTAILDAVLGNVAVPDGAAR, from the coding sequence TTGGCGCGCGTGGTGGGCCGGGTGCGGGCCAACGTCGAGCGGGTGATCGAGGGCAAGCCCGACGTCGTCCACGCCTCCCTGGTGGTGCTGCTCGCGGAGGGTCACCTGCTGATCGAGGACGTCCCGGGCGTGGGCAAGACCCAGCTCAGCAAGGCCCTGGCCCGCAGCATCGACTCCTCGGTGCGGCGGATCCAGTTCACCCCTGACCTGCTGCCCTCCGACGTCACGGGGGTGTCGGTGTTCAACCAGAACACCCGCGAGTTCGAGTTCCGTCCCGGCGGGGTGTTCGCCAACATCGTGGTCGGCGACGAGATCAACCGGGCCTCGCCCAAGACCCAGTCCGCGCTCCTGGAGTGCATGGAAGAGCGCCAGGTCACCGTCGACAACACGACCTACCAGCTCGAGCAGCCGTTCATGGTGATCGCCACCCAGAACCCCATCGAGATGGAGGGCACCTACGCGCTGCCGGAGGCCCAGCGCGACCGGTTCATGGCGCGGGTCTCGGTGGGCTACCCGGTGGAGGCGGCGGAGATCGCGATGCTCAACTCGCACACCCGCGGCAACCCTCTCGACGACCTCGAGCCGGTCACCGACGCGGCCGAGGTGCGCAAGCTGATCGGGATCGTGGGCCAGGTCCACGTCTCCGACGCGGTGCAGCGCTACGCGGTCGCGATCACGGCGGCGACCAGGCGCTCCGAGGAGCTGACGTTGGGCGCCTCGCCCCGCGCCACGCTGCACCTGGTGCGCGCCGCGAAGGCCGCGGCAGCGATGTCCGACCGCGACTACGTGCTGCCCGACGACGTGACCCGGCTGGCGCGCCCGGTGCTGGCGCACCGGCTGCTGCCGAGCGTCGAGGCCGCGATGAGCGGACGGTCGACCACCGCGATCCTCGACGCCGTCCTCGGGAACGTCGCGGTGCCCGACGGCGCCGCGCGCTGA
- the mraZ gene encoding division/cell wall cluster transcriptional repressor MraZ codes for MNFLGTYTPKLDEKGRLFLPAKFRDRLAEGLVVTQGQENCLVVWPTDVFMEEARRAQATPMTVRGARDYARVLFAGADEGALDKQGRINIAAPLREYAALDREVVVIGVMDRIEIWDPVRWREYSAGAQAKFAELDEQPAHTSG; via the coding sequence ATGAACTTCTTGGGCACCTACACCCCGAAGCTCGACGAGAAGGGCCGGCTGTTCCTCCCGGCGAAGTTCAGGGACCGACTCGCGGAGGGGCTCGTGGTGACCCAAGGTCAGGAGAACTGCCTGGTCGTGTGGCCCACGGACGTCTTCATGGAGGAGGCCCGCCGGGCCCAGGCGACCCCGATGACGGTGCGCGGAGCCCGGGACTACGCCCGGGTGCTGTTCGCCGGCGCCGACGAGGGGGCGCTCGACAAGCAGGGCCGGATCAACATCGCGGCCCCGCTGCGCGAGTACGCCGCCCTGGACCGCGAGGTCGTCGTCATCGGCGTCATGGACCGGATCGAGATCTGGGACCCGGTGCGGTGGCGGGAGTACTCCGCCGGCGCCCAGGCCAAGTTCGCCGAGCTCGACGAGCAGCCCGCGCACACCTCGGGATAG
- a CDS encoding YbaK/EbsC family protein, with amino-acid sequence MTTEHPTITRFRDDHRRRGGTGQVVILPDSVHTAALAAEALGCEVGAIANSLLFDADGSPVLILTSGAHRVDTTKVAAALGVTKLKRATPEFVREHTGQAIGGVSPIGHPSEVPTYLDSWLRRYDVVWAAAGHPAAVFSTTYDELAAMTGAPTMEVE; translated from the coding sequence ATGACCACCGAGCACCCGACGATCACGCGGTTCCGTGACGACCACCGGCGCCGGGGCGGCACCGGCCAGGTCGTCATCCTGCCCGACTCCGTGCACACCGCCGCGCTGGCCGCCGAGGCGCTCGGCTGCGAGGTGGGCGCGATCGCCAACAGCCTGCTGTTCGACGCCGACGGCTCGCCGGTGCTCATTCTGACCTCGGGTGCCCATCGCGTCGACACGACGAAGGTCGCGGCCGCGCTGGGTGTGACCAAGCTCAAGCGGGCCACGCCGGAGTTCGTGCGCGAGCACACCGGACAGGCGATCGGCGGGGTCTCCCCGATCGGGCATCCGTCGGAGGTCCCGACGTACCTGGACTCGTGGCTGCGCCGGTACGACGTCGTGTGGGCGGCCGCCGGGCATCCCGCCGCGGTCTTCTCGACGACGTACGACGAGCTCGCCGCGATGACCGGCGCGCCCACGATGGAGGTGGAGTGA